One Benincasa hispida cultivar B227 chromosome 5, ASM972705v1, whole genome shotgun sequence genomic window carries:
- the LOC120078696 gene encoding basic form of pathogenesis-related protein 1-like, whose amino-acid sequence MAFANVLSSLCLLALTLVLAPISPIEAKSYPKNYIAAHNAIRAEVGIEPLHWNATLAAYAQNYANTKIATCQMEHSGGPYGENLAEGYEVMTAETAVSLWADEKKHYDYNSNTCVNDSSHCLHYTQLVWRNTKSIGCAQVKCQNNWVFLICNYYPPGNYIGQHPY is encoded by the coding sequence ATGGCATTTGCCAACGTTCTCTCCTCTCTTTGTCTGTTGGCGTTAACCCTAGTCTTAGCTCCCATTTCCCCCATCGAGGCAAAAAGCTACCCTAAGAACTACATAGCCGCCCACAACGCCATCCGCGCGGAGGTTGGCATCGAGCCCCTCCATTGGAACGCCACTTTGGCTGCCTATGCTCAAAATTACGCCAACACAAAGATTGCCACTTGTCAAATGGAGCACTCTGGAGGGCCCTATGGCGAAAACCTAGCAGAGGGATACGAAGTGATGACAGCAGAGACGGCGGTGAGTCTATGGGCCGATGAGAAAAAACATTATGACTACAATTCTAATACATGTGTCAATGACTCTAGCCATTGTCTTCATTATACACAGTTGGTATGGAGGAACACCAAATCTATTGGTTGTGCCCAAGTGAAATGCCAAAACAATTGGGTTTTTTTGATTTGCAACTATTATCCTCCAGGCAACTATATAGGCCAACATCCATACTAA